Genomic segment of Myxococcus stipitatus:
GCACCGCTGTCGCTCCGTAACCGAACGGCCAGGACTCAAGGGAATGACTCACATGAAGAAGACACTCTCCCTCGTAGCGCTGCTGGCCGCGGGTTCCTCCCAGGCGGCGGGCTTCCAGATCAACACGCACAGCGCCCGCTCCACGGGCATGGGCAACGCGGCGGCCGCGTGGCTGGAGGACTCCTCCGCCATCTACTCGAACGCCGCGAACATCCTCGGTGTGAACAAGCTGGACGTGACGGTGGGCGACACCGGCATCCTCCCCGGCATCAAGTTCAAGCCGACGCTGGGCGCCGAGCAGGGCCAGAAGACGACCCTGTCGCCGCCGCCGCACCTGTTCATCGCCTACAAGCCCTTCGACAAGTTCGCGGTGGGCCTGGGCGTGTACACGCCGTTCGGCGCGAACAGCCGCTGGGTGGATGACTTCGTGGGCCGCTTCAAGGCCCAGGAGTCGGCCATGGCCATCTACAACATCAACCCCACCGCCGCGTACCAGCTCCACGAGCGGTTCCGCATCGGTGGCGGCGTGAACATCTACCGCGGCACGCTGGAGCTCAAGCGCGCGCTGGGCTTCGTCGAGAGCGAAGGCCAGGTGCACCTGGGCGGCTCCTCCTGGGGCGTGGGCTACAACATCGGCGTGCAGGCCATCGTGGTGCCGAAGCTCATCACCATGGGCCTGCACTACCGCAGCTCCGCGGACCTCACCTTCAAGGGCAACGCGGACTTCCAGAACGTGCCCGCGGAGTTCCAGTCGCGTCTGCCGGACGGCCGCGTGGAGGGTGACGTCACCCTGCCCGCGACGGTGGCGTGGGGTCTTGCCTTCACCCCGATGGACAACCTGACGCTGGCGTTCGACGCCAACTGGGTGGACTGGTCCTCGTTCCAGGAGCTCGCCATCGAGTTCCCGGACAACCCGGCCATCAACAACCCGCTGCCCAAGCGCTGGCGCGCGAAGTGGAACTACCATCTGGGCGGTGAGTACGGCGTGACGCCGGACCTCCAGGTCCGCGCCGGCCTCATCTACGACCCGGCTCCGGGTCCGCACGGCACGCTGACGCCGGACCTCCCGGACGCGGACCGCTTCGGCGTCTCCGTGGGCGCGGGCTACCGCTGGAACGCGCTGCGCGCGGACCTCGGCTACCAGTACGTCACGCTGGCCGACAACGAGAGCTCCGCGCCGGGCATCTCCGGCACGTACAACGGCTCCGCGCACGTGTTCGGCCTGACGCTCGGCTACTCGATGTAGTCCGCTGACCCTCCGGCCCCGCACTCCTGCGGGGCCGCCGAGGAACCACGCCCGGGTCTCCCTCCGAGGGGGCCCGGGCGTTGTCATTCAGACGGCGGGACTCAGACGCGCAGGTCGCCGTCGTGCAGCACGCGGCCCGACGCCAGCACCCGCGCCGAGCGCTGCAGCCGCTCCGTGCCCATGCGCATCAGCTGGCCCTTGAGGCCGGGCTGGCTGAGCAGGTGCCGCTCGAAGGCCTCGCGAGGCAGCCGCAGCACCACGCCCTTCACGTCCGCGCGCACCGTGG
This window contains:
- a CDS encoding OmpP1/FadL family transporter; its protein translation is MKKTLSLVALLAAGSSQAAGFQINTHSARSTGMGNAAAAWLEDSSAIYSNAANILGVNKLDVTVGDTGILPGIKFKPTLGAEQGQKTTLSPPPHLFIAYKPFDKFAVGLGVYTPFGANSRWVDDFVGRFKAQESAMAIYNINPTAAYQLHERFRIGGGVNIYRGTLELKRALGFVESEGQVHLGGSSWGVGYNIGVQAIVVPKLITMGLHYRSSADLTFKGNADFQNVPAEFQSRLPDGRVEGDVTLPATVAWGLAFTPMDNLTLAFDANWVDWSSFQELAIEFPDNPAINNPLPKRWRAKWNYHLGGEYGVTPDLQVRAGLIYDPAPGPHGTLTPDLPDADRFGVSVGAGYRWNALRADLGYQYVTLADNESSAPGISGTYNGSAHVFGLTLGYSM